One window from the genome of Lentibacillus daqui encodes:
- a CDS encoding 3-hydroxyacyl-CoA dehydrogenase/enoyl-CoA hydratase family protein, with amino-acid sequence MSRTIKRVAVLGSGVMGSGIAAHLANVGIPTLMLDIVPKELTKDEMKKGLSLEDRVVRNRMAAQSKKALLKQKPSPITTKESLDLIEVGNMDDDIEKLADVDWIIEVVVERLDIKKQVFANVDKYRKQGTIVSSNTSGISIEAMAAGCSEDFRKHFLGTHFFNPPRYLKLLEVTPTKDTDPEVLAFIKTFGENVLGKGVVEAKDTPNFIANRIGTYGLLVTVQKMLEEGYSVGEVDSVTGPMIGRPKSATFRTLDVVGLDTFIHVAKNVYDQVDGEEKKVFDVPDFLLQMQEKGWLGAKSGQGFFLKKKDKTGSTIYELNPQTLEYEDRKKLKTAATEAAKQQKGSRRKLKALVSAKGDRAGDLVWSVMKPVLIYSAELVGEIADDIVAIDQAMKWGFGWELGPFESWDAIGVRESVERMQQEGDTVPDWVLAFLEEGNESFYKKENGHIYYYDHGKYKQQHFNKKQINLKQLKDINGVIKKNTGASLIDLGDGVAGLEFHSQSNAIGLDVIQMINFAIEEVGKNYKGLVIGNQAKNFCVGANLAMMLMEAQDDNFFELDMVVRQFQNVGLNMKYSEKPIVAAPFNMTLGGGAEVCLSSAAIQASPETYMGLVETGVGLIPGGGGTKELYLKEIRHLPKGIDFDLSKVANDVFEKVATAKVSTSGAEARENGFLNGNDAISVNPDHLLHDAKAKVLALANAGYQAPKREKIPVVGESGYAAMLMGAKSMKLSGYASDHDVKIAEKLAYVLSGGRIKEGTFIDEQVMLDLEREAFLSLIGEPKTQARMQHMLLKGKPLRN; translated from the coding sequence ATGTCACGAACGATCAAACGTGTTGCAGTATTAGGATCTGGTGTAATGGGATCGGGAATTGCTGCCCACTTAGCAAACGTTGGGATACCGACACTAATGCTTGATATTGTGCCAAAGGAACTAACCAAAGATGAAATGAAAAAAGGGTTGAGTTTGGAGGATCGCGTGGTAAGAAATCGGATGGCTGCTCAAAGCAAGAAAGCCTTGTTGAAGCAAAAACCATCACCAATTACAACCAAGGAAAGTCTTGATTTAATCGAGGTTGGCAATATGGACGATGATATCGAAAAATTGGCTGATGTCGATTGGATTATCGAAGTTGTTGTGGAACGACTGGATATTAAAAAACAAGTATTTGCAAACGTTGACAAGTATCGCAAACAAGGGACGATTGTCAGTTCAAATACTTCGGGGATTTCTATTGAAGCAATGGCAGCCGGCTGCTCAGAAGATTTCCGGAAGCATTTTCTAGGTACACACTTTTTTAATCCACCACGCTATCTGAAACTTCTGGAGGTTACCCCAACGAAAGATACGGATCCGGAAGTTCTGGCATTCATAAAAACATTTGGTGAAAATGTACTCGGAAAAGGTGTGGTGGAAGCAAAGGATACACCAAACTTTATCGCCAATCGAATCGGTACATACGGTCTTCTCGTAACTGTTCAAAAGATGCTTGAGGAAGGGTATAGCGTTGGAGAAGTTGATTCCGTTACAGGGCCGATGATTGGCCGTCCGAAAAGCGCTACTTTCCGCACCTTGGATGTAGTTGGACTGGATACATTTATTCATGTCGCAAAAAATGTTTACGATCAAGTGGATGGAGAAGAGAAAAAGGTATTTGATGTACCGGACTTTTTATTACAAATGCAGGAAAAAGGTTGGCTTGGTGCAAAGAGCGGTCAAGGATTTTTCTTGAAAAAGAAAGATAAGACCGGTAGTACAATCTATGAACTAAATCCACAAACATTGGAATATGAAGACCGTAAGAAATTAAAAACAGCTGCGACAGAAGCAGCTAAACAGCAAAAGGGTTCCCGGCGTAAATTGAAAGCGCTTGTGTCTGCAAAGGGAGATCGAGCCGGTGATTTAGTTTGGTCCGTTATGAAACCAGTCCTTATTTATTCGGCCGAGCTTGTCGGTGAGATTGCCGATGATATTGTTGCTATCGATCAAGCGATGAAATGGGGCTTCGGCTGGGAACTTGGCCCATTTGAATCATGGGATGCAATCGGTGTGCGTGAATCGGTAGAGCGGATGCAACAAGAAGGCGACACCGTTCCGGATTGGGTACTTGCCTTTTTGGAAGAAGGCAATGAATCGTTCTATAAAAAGGAAAATGGTCACATTTATTATTATGATCATGGGAAATACAAACAGCAGCATTTTAATAAGAAACAAATTAATCTGAAACAATTAAAAGATATCAATGGGGTAATTAAAAAGAATACGGGAGCTAGTTTAATAGATTTGGGGGATGGTGTTGCTGGATTGGAGTTTCACTCACAAAGCAATGCCATCGGGCTTGATGTTATTCAAATGATCAATTTCGCTATTGAGGAAGTTGGTAAAAACTACAAAGGGCTTGTGATTGGCAATCAGGCTAAAAATTTCTGTGTCGGTGCAAACCTTGCCATGATGCTGATGGAAGCACAGGATGACAACTTTTTTGAACTGGATATGGTTGTCCGGCAATTCCAAAACGTTGGGTTGAACATGAAGTATTCAGAGAAACCAATTGTTGCAGCGCCATTTAATATGACACTGGGCGGCGGTGCCGAGGTCTGCTTGTCATCAGCGGCCATACAAGCATCACCGGAAACCTATATGGGGCTTGTTGAAACAGGAGTTGGCCTCATCCCAGGCGGAGGCGGTACGAAAGAACTTTATTTGAAAGAAATTCGCCATTTGCCAAAAGGTATCGACTTCGATTTATCCAAGGTAGCCAATGATGTGTTTGAAAAAGTTGCCACAGCAAAAGTGTCCACATCTGGAGCAGAAGCACGGGAAAATGGCTTTTTAAATGGTAATGATGCTATTAGTGTGAATCCGGATCATCTGTTACATGATGCCAAAGCAAAGGTTCTGGCTTTAGCGAATGCGGGCTATCAAGCACCAAAACGAGAAAAAATACCAGTTGTTGGTGAGTCAGGATATGCTGCGATGCTTATGGGAGCCAAATCAATGAAATTAAGCGGCTATGCATCCGATCATGATGTGAAAATTGCTGAAAAACTGGCTTATGTACTTTCCGGAGGTCGCATTAAAGAGGGTACATTCATTGATGAACAAGTTATGCTTGATCTGGAGCGGGAGGCATTTTTGAGCCTGATTGGCGAACCGAAAACACAGGCCCGGATGCAGCACATGTTACTGAAAGGAAAGCCATTACGCAACTAA
- a CDS encoding M42 family metallopeptidase, which produces MTTYPNINETKERIKQLVSIPSPSGNTGKVMQHVEDMLKNLQVETKRNHKGGLIATLPGKNDQEHRMLTAHVDTLGAMVKEIKDNGRLRLDLIGGFKYNAIEGEYCEIETASGKTFTGTILMHQTSVHVYKNAGEAKRNQENMEVRIDAKVENAEDIRNLGIEVGDFVSFDPRVQLTGNGFIKSRHLDDKASVGILLQLIKRLKEEQATLPYTTHFLISNNEEIGYGGNSNIPAETVEYLAVDMGAMGDGQSTDEYTVSICVKDASGPYHYGLRKHLVDLAKTHNIGYKLDIYPYYGSDASAAIKAGNDIVHGLIGPGIDSSHAYERTHESSLDCTEQLLYHYVLSEMVIH; this is translated from the coding sequence ATGACTACATACCCAAACATAAATGAAACAAAAGAACGGATTAAGCAATTGGTATCGATTCCAAGCCCATCCGGTAACACGGGAAAAGTAATGCAGCATGTAGAAGATATGTTAAAGAATCTGCAAGTGGAAACAAAGCGTAATCATAAAGGTGGACTAATCGCAACATTGCCCGGGAAAAACGATCAAGAACACCGCATGTTAACTGCCCATGTTGACACGCTGGGCGCGATGGTCAAGGAAATAAAAGATAACGGACGGCTTCGTCTTGACCTTATTGGCGGGTTTAAATATAACGCCATCGAAGGGGAGTATTGTGAAATTGAGACAGCAAGCGGAAAAACTTTTACCGGGACCATACTGATGCACCAAACATCAGTCCATGTTTATAAAAATGCGGGAGAGGCGAAACGCAATCAGGAAAATATGGAAGTCCGGATCGATGCAAAAGTGGAAAATGCAGAAGATATTCGCAATCTGGGAATTGAAGTTGGTGATTTTGTTTCCTTTGATCCGCGTGTTCAACTAACCGGTAATGGGTTCATTAAATCACGCCATTTGGATGATAAAGCAAGTGTTGGTATTTTATTGCAATTGATCAAACGATTAAAAGAAGAACAAGCAACATTACCATATACAACCCATTTTTTGATTTCCAATAATGAAGAGATTGGTTATGGCGGTAATTCGAATATACCAGCAGAAACGGTAGAGTATTTGGCGGTGGATATGGGCGCTATGGGTGATGGACAATCAACGGATGAATATACAGTTTCTATTTGTGTAAAAGATGCCAGCGGACCCTATCATTATGGGCTGCGTAAACACCTGGTGGATTTGGCCAAAACACATAACATCGGATATAAATTGGATATTTATCCGTATTATGGATCAGATGCTTCAGCAGCAATCAAGGCAGGAAATGATATTGTCCATGGGTTGATTGGGCCTGGTATTGATTCTTCGCATGCGTATGAAAGAACGCATGAGAGCTCTTTGGATTGTACAGAGCAATTGTTGTATCATTATGTGCTTTCCGAAATGGTCATTCACTAA
- the aceA gene encoding isocitrate lyase: MRQKRIENLKKEWETDLRWVGVERPYSAEDVIRLRGSIDVEHTLATVGAKKLWKQIHEEDYIHALGALTGNQAVQQVKAGLKAIYLSGWQVAADANLSGHMYPDQSLYPANSVPNVVKRINQALQRADQIHYSEGVEEIDWFAPIVADAEAGFGGQLNVFELMKAMIEAGASGVHFEDQLSSEKKCGHLGGKVLLPTQTAVKHLIAARFAADVMGTPTIIIARTDANAANLITSDIDDYDAPFMTGERTPEGFYKTKAGIDQAINRGIAYAPYADLIWCETSEPNIEEAQQFADAIHAKYPNKLLAYNCSPSFNWKRKLSNDEIASFQQQIAKMGYKFQFVTLAGFHALNHSMFNLAKNYKERGMAAYSELQQAEFSSEPDGYTATRHQREVGTGYFDEVAQVISGGTSSTAALKGSTEEEQFTE, translated from the coding sequence ATGAGACAAAAGCGAATCGAAAATTTAAAAAAAGAGTGGGAAACAGATTTACGCTGGGTCGGAGTGGAACGGCCATATTCAGCTGAAGATGTGATCCGGCTACGAGGGTCAATCGATGTAGAACATACTTTGGCGACAGTAGGAGCAAAGAAACTGTGGAAACAAATTCATGAAGAAGATTATATCCACGCCCTTGGAGCATTGACAGGAAATCAAGCGGTACAACAGGTGAAGGCAGGTTTAAAAGCCATTTATTTAAGTGGCTGGCAGGTTGCAGCAGACGCGAACTTGTCGGGGCATATGTACCCGGATCAAAGTTTGTATCCGGCAAACAGTGTACCGAATGTTGTGAAGCGAATTAATCAGGCGTTACAACGCGCCGATCAGATTCACTATTCGGAAGGTGTCGAGGAGATTGACTGGTTTGCGCCGATTGTGGCTGATGCCGAGGCCGGATTTGGTGGACAGTTGAATGTTTTTGAACTCATGAAGGCAATGATTGAAGCAGGAGCATCTGGGGTTCATTTCGAGGATCAATTATCTTCGGAGAAAAAATGTGGACATTTAGGTGGGAAAGTGTTATTACCAACACAAACAGCCGTCAAACATTTGATTGCTGCCCGATTTGCCGCCGATGTGATGGGGACACCAACCATCATTATTGCCCGAACCGATGCCAATGCAGCAAACCTGATTACCAGTGATATCGATGACTATGATGCACCATTTATGACCGGGGAACGCACGCCAGAAGGATTTTATAAAACGAAAGCAGGGATAGATCAGGCAATCAATCGAGGCATCGCTTATGCCCCATATGCTGATTTGATTTGGTGTGAAACCTCTGAACCAAACATTGAAGAAGCGCAGCAATTTGCCGATGCCATTCATGCCAAATATCCAAATAAGCTGCTGGCGTATAATTGTTCACCATCGTTTAACTGGAAACGGAAATTGTCTAATGATGAGATTGCCAGTTTCCAACAACAAATTGCTAAAATGGGATATAAGTTTCAATTTGTAACCTTAGCTGGATTCCATGCGTTAAATCATAGCATGTTTAACCTGGCCAAGAACTATAAAGAACGGGGAATGGCTGCTTACTCTGAACTGCAGCAAGCGGAATTTTCCAGTGAACCGGATGGATATACTGCAACCCGACATCAGCGTGAGGTTGGTACCGGTTATTTTGATGAAGTAGCACAGGTGATATCAGGTGGAACCTCCTCAACTGCAGCATTAAAAGGGTCAACCGAAGAGGAACAGTTCACCGAGTAA
- a CDS encoding LLM class flavin-dependent oxidoreductase, whose protein sequence is MKLSILDQAPISAGKTAQETLQDSIKLAQTGDQLGYTRYWIAEHHDLTGLACPAPEVMIGIIAAQTKNIRIGAGAVLLPHYKPFRVAENYNLLATLYPDRIDLGIGRAPGGSAEVTMALSDNFLEQVRKVPEKLDDLLRFLHLDFPKDHMYAKIKPTPVPEISPEPWMLGTSGKSAVLAAEKGMAYTFGHFMSDADGPEVVKNYRQLMTEKYPDQVAKVIVTITAVCAETTEKAEELAMSNLLWNVLQAKGEGEEGVPTVDEALSYPFSAEEQEMVDKAKEKMVIGNPQEVKQQLEHLQQAYQADEWMIVTITHDHEARIKSYELIANEIFHQS, encoded by the coding sequence GTGAAACTAAGTATTCTCGATCAAGCACCAATTTCAGCCGGAAAGACAGCACAGGAAACGTTACAGGATTCGATAAAACTTGCCCAAACGGGAGATCAGCTTGGCTATACGCGCTATTGGATTGCTGAACATCACGATCTGACCGGTCTCGCCTGTCCAGCTCCAGAAGTGATGATCGGTATCATTGCGGCACAAACGAAAAACATCCGGATTGGCGCCGGTGCCGTATTATTGCCGCACTATAAACCATTTCGGGTGGCAGAAAACTACAATTTGTTAGCAACCTTATATCCGGATCGTATCGATTTAGGCATTGGCCGGGCACCAGGCGGATCTGCGGAAGTAACGATGGCATTGTCTGATAATTTTCTGGAACAGGTACGAAAAGTTCCAGAAAAACTGGATGACCTATTACGATTTTTACATCTGGATTTTCCCAAAGATCATATGTATGCCAAGATAAAACCGACGCCAGTTCCGGAGATTTCACCGGAGCCATGGATGCTCGGGACAAGTGGAAAAAGTGCTGTATTAGCCGCTGAGAAAGGGATGGCCTATACATTTGGCCATTTTATGAGTGATGCAGATGGTCCGGAAGTTGTCAAGAACTATCGACAATTGATGACGGAAAAATATCCAGATCAGGTCGCAAAAGTAATTGTGACCATTACAGCTGTTTGTGCAGAAACTACGGAAAAAGCAGAAGAACTTGCGATGAGCAACTTGTTATGGAATGTACTACAGGCAAAAGGGGAAGGTGAAGAAGGGGTACCTACAGTAGACGAAGCGTTATCCTATCCATTTTCAGCGGAGGAACAGGAAATGGTGGACAAAGCTAAAGAAAAAATGGTGATCGGAAATCCCCAGGAAGTAAAGCAACAACTTGAACATTTGCAGCAGGCTTATCAGGCAGATGAATGGATGATTGTCACGATAACACATGACCATGAGGCGAGAATAAAATCGTATGAATTAATTGCGAATGAAATTTTTCATCAATCCTGA
- a CDS encoding nucleotidyltransferase family protein yields MVIFVSKNRQNRDQILKHLKSIIISTLNDTPTNVYLFGSWARMEEKRTSDIDIALLSPEGIPDYKWAELRERIEESTLPYHVDLVDLSKADHEFVIKVEKEGIKWKDYSNVFRSQIGR; encoded by the coding sequence ATGGTGATCTTTGTGTCCAAAAACAGGCAAAACAGAGACCAAATATTGAAGCATTTAAAAAGTATTATTATCTCTACATTAAATGATACCCCCACAAATGTATATCTATTTGGTTCATGGGCTCGAATGGAGGAAAAAAGAACCTCGGATATTGATATTGCACTACTGTCACCGGAGGGAATTCCAGACTATAAATGGGCGGAACTTCGTGAACGTATTGAGGAGTCAACATTGCCATATCATGTTGACTTAGTTGATTTATCAAAAGCGGATCATGAATTTGTAATCAAGGTTGAAAAGGAGGGAATAAAATGGAAAGATTATTCGAACGTATTCAGGTCGCAAATCGGGCGTTGA
- a CDS encoding heavy metal translocating P-type ATPase: protein MENHDKKQHNHNFHHEHGSHKYHNHDEHYVHEEHDHESHGGGHNHHDHGGMVKDFKKRFYISLIVTIPILIMSPMIQSFIGVDWQVPYNQYILFVLATFIFFYGGWPFITGGISELKDKNPGMMTLIGLAILVAYVYSSLTVFGLEGKDFFWELATLIDIMLLGHWIEMRSVMGASNALEELVKLMPSEAHKLDENDEVQDIPVSDLKNNDRVLVKPGEKIPVDGIIIDGKSAIDESMLTGESVPVEKNKDDEVIGGSVNKEGSLTIQVEKTGEDSYLSQVITLVKEAQESRSRTQDVTNRAAKWLFYVALASGFITLFIWLILGYPFDVALERMVTVMVITCPHALGLAAPLVIAVSTSISAKHGLLIRNRANFEGARNLNAVVFDKTGTLTKGEFGVTNIVPNEGYQEDEVLIWAASLEQNSEHPIATGIVKSAKAKEIKLKKISDFESITGKGIQGIIDGKKVNVVSPGYVASQSMAYDEKLFNEMSEEGKTVVFVLLDDELVGMIALADIVRETAKEAVAALKEDGIHSIMLTGDNKKVANWVAKQLDIDEVYAEVLPDKKADQVREIKEKGWKVAMTGDGVNDAPALATADLGIAIGAGTDVAMETADVVLVKSNPKDVVSLIDLSKKTYRKMIQNLWWATGYNILAIPLAAGVLAPIGIVLSPAVGAVLMSLSTIIVAVNAKLLKA from the coding sequence ATGGAAAATCATGACAAGAAACAGCATAACCACAATTTCCATCATGAACACGGTTCACATAAGTATCATAACCATGATGAGCATTATGTACATGAAGAGCATGATCACGAAAGCCATGGCGGCGGTCATAACCACCATGATCACGGGGGTATGGTGAAAGATTTTAAGAAGCGCTTCTACATTTCCTTAATCGTAACGATTCCAATTCTTATTATGTCGCCAATGATTCAAAGTTTTATTGGTGTTGATTGGCAGGTACCGTATAACCAATATATTTTGTTTGTGCTTGCTACCTTTATCTTCTTCTATGGAGGATGGCCATTTATTACCGGTGGGATCAGTGAGTTAAAAGACAAAAACCCTGGCATGATGACGCTTATAGGTCTTGCTATTCTAGTTGCATATGTATATAGTTCCCTTACTGTATTTGGACTGGAAGGAAAGGACTTTTTCTGGGAACTGGCTACATTGATTGACATTATGTTACTTGGGCATTGGATTGAAATGCGTTCAGTAATGGGGGCATCTAATGCACTTGAAGAACTTGTCAAACTAATGCCTAGTGAGGCACATAAGTTGGATGAAAACGATGAGGTACAAGACATTCCGGTATCCGATTTAAAAAATAATGATCGGGTGCTTGTGAAACCAGGTGAAAAAATTCCTGTAGATGGAATAATCATTGATGGTAAATCAGCAATAGATGAATCAATGTTGACTGGAGAATCTGTACCCGTAGAAAAAAATAAAGACGATGAGGTAATTGGTGGTTCAGTTAACAAAGAAGGGTCACTTACCATCCAAGTTGAAAAAACGGGAGAGGATTCATATCTTTCCCAGGTTATAACATTAGTAAAAGAAGCTCAGGAATCAAGGTCCAGAACACAGGATGTTACAAACCGGGCAGCAAAATGGTTGTTTTATGTTGCCTTGGCATCAGGTTTTATCACACTGTTCATCTGGTTAATTCTAGGGTACCCATTCGATGTTGCCCTTGAGCGAATGGTTACCGTGATGGTTATTACCTGTCCACATGCACTTGGTTTAGCGGCACCACTTGTTATAGCAGTTTCGACATCGATTTCGGCAAAACATGGTTTACTGATCCGCAATCGTGCCAATTTTGAAGGTGCAAGAAACTTGAATGCAGTTGTTTTTGATAAGACAGGAACGCTAACAAAGGGTGAGTTTGGTGTTACAAATATTGTACCAAATGAGGGTTATCAAGAAGATGAAGTCCTGATATGGGCAGCGAGCTTGGAACAAAATTCTGAGCATCCAATCGCCACGGGCATCGTAAAATCGGCAAAAGCAAAAGAGATAAAGCTGAAAAAGATTTCCGATTTTGAATCCATCACTGGTAAGGGAATCCAGGGAATAATTGATGGGAAAAAAGTGAATGTTGTTAGCCCCGGTTATGTTGCTAGTCAAAGCATGGCATATGATGAAAAGCTATTTAATGAAATGTCGGAAGAAGGAAAGACAGTCGTATTTGTTTTACTAGACGATGAATTGGTTGGTATGATTGCCTTGGCAGATATCGTTCGGGAAACGGCGAAAGAAGCAGTTGCTGCGCTTAAGGAGGACGGTATACATTCGATCATGTTAACCGGTGATAATAAAAAGGTTGCAAACTGGGTTGCCAAACAACTTGATATTGATGAAGTGTATGCAGAAGTTTTACCGGATAAAAAGGCAGATCAAGTGAGGGAAATTAAAGAAAAAGGCTGGAAAGTTGCGATGACGGGAGACGGAGTAAATGATGCACCCGCATTGGCAACTGCTGATTTGGGTATCGCAATTGGCGCAGGTACCGACGTAGCTATGGAAACAGCTGATGTCGTCCTGGTAAAAAGTAACCCAAAAGATGTTGTCTCGTTGATTGATCTATCGAAGAAAACATATAGGAAAATGATCCAGAATCTATGGTGGGCAACAGGCTATAATATTTTGGCAATACCGCTTGCGGCAGGAGTATTAGCACCTATTGGTATTGTATTAAGTCCAGCGGTAGGAGCTGTATTGATGAGTCTGAGTACGATTATTGTTGCGGTTAATGCAAAGTTGTTGAAGGCGTAA
- a CDS encoding nucleotidyltransferase substrate binding protein gives MQQFNVEYSFEACWKAGKQYLYDVEGLDIGSPKGVIRSFREVGVFTEEETVLGLKMVDHRNMTVHTYNESISIEIASMLPQYCQFLQHWIERIKNRCDEEK, from the coding sequence ATGCAGCAATTCAACGTTGAGTATAGTTTTGAGGCATGCTGGAAGGCGGGTAAACAATATTTGTACGATGTGGAAGGTCTTGATATTGGTTCACCTAAGGGGGTGATCCGCTCGTTTCGGGAAGTCGGCGTCTTTACGGAGGAAGAAACCGTTTTGGGCCTGAAAATGGTGGATCATCGTAACATGACAGTACATACATATAACGAATCGATATCCATTGAAATAGCCAGTATGCTTCCACAATATTGTCAATTCTTGCAACATTGGATCGAACGGATCAAAAACCGGTGCGATGAAGAAAAATAG
- a CDS encoding nitroreductase family protein, with amino-acid sequence MLEVEEFRKASYDIDPIYVNRWSPRSFMDKDVPDDTLYSVFEAARWAPSAANKQPWRFVIARNQSDREKFLTFINESNVVWCKKAPVLVALLSKTDNEDGGKNPTHAFDAGTAWGFLALEAFRKGLITHAMGGFNREKAKEVLSIPENYDVHAIVALGYKGEKDLLTDAYRDREKPSMRKDLSELMFEGTFVKE; translated from the coding sequence ATGTTGGAAGTAGAAGAATTTCGTAAGGCGTCATATGATATTGATCCGATTTATGTGAATCGCTGGTCACCAAGATCCTTTATGGATAAGGATGTACCAGATGACACTCTTTATAGCGTTTTTGAAGCTGCGCGTTGGGCTCCATCTGCGGCAAATAAACAACCATGGCGATTTGTCATTGCTCGTAATCAGTCGGATCGGGAAAAATTTTTGACGTTCATTAATGAGAGTAATGTTGTGTGGTGTAAGAAAGCTCCTGTGCTTGTTGCATTACTATCGAAAACAGATAATGAAGATGGAGGAAAAAATCCAACACACGCATTTGATGCCGGAACTGCCTGGGGATTTTTAGCATTGGAAGCATTCCGCAAAGGGTTGATTACACATGCAATGGGTGGTTTTAATCGGGAAAAGGCAAAAGAAGTACTATCCATTCCGGAAAACTATGATGTCCATGCGATCGTTGCTTTAGGATATAAAGGTGAAAAAGATTTATTAACTGATGCTTATCGCGATCGGGAAAAACCTTCGATGCGAAAAGATTTGTCAGAATTGATGTTTGAAGGAACATTTGTAAAGGAATAG
- a CDS encoding hemolysin family protein: MEIIYLLLVIILIILTAFFVATEFSIVKVRPTRIDQLIVEGSKQAVHAKKIIDNLDTYLSASQLGITVTALGLGWLGEPTIKAFIDPLFTKLGLSSGFASLLSFIIAFIIITFLNVVVGELAPKSIAIQKAEKVTLMFAKPLILFYKLMFPFIWVLNHSSRLIIRLFGFKPVSENEAALTEEELRLILSESYESGEINQAEMTYVNNIFEFDERVAKEIMIPRTEMVCFFKDSDAEQNAAIVHEKQFTRYPVAEEDKDHIVGLVNIKELFTNRLNDGSESIVPLIRPILYFSESTPIKQALITMQKQRIHMGIVIDEYGGTAGLLTVEDILEEIVGEIRDEFDVNEKPMLEQVDDQTTIVSGKLLLEEVNELFQIDLQDDEVDTIGGWIITNHMDAKQGTTIEYGGYRFVVEEIDGHQIKKVKIEKIE, translated from the coding sequence ATGGAAATAATATATTTATTGTTGGTTATTATACTAATTATCTTGACCGCATTTTTTGTTGCAACCGAGTTTTCCATTGTTAAGGTGCGTCCGACCAGAATTGATCAGTTAATCGTGGAGGGAAGTAAGCAAGCCGTACACGCAAAGAAAATAATTGATAATCTTGATACATACTTGTCGGCAAGTCAATTAGGAATTACGGTGACGGCATTAGGTTTGGGGTGGCTCGGGGAACCAACGATAAAGGCATTCATTGATCCACTTTTTACGAAATTGGGGCTTAGCTCGGGTTTTGCTTCTTTGCTATCTTTTATTATTGCATTCATCATCATCACCTTCTTGAACGTTGTAGTTGGTGAATTGGCGCCCAAATCAATTGCGATTCAAAAGGCTGAAAAAGTTACCTTGATGTTTGCCAAACCGCTTATCTTATTTTATAAACTTATGTTTCCGTTTATTTGGGTGTTAAATCATTCTTCCAGGTTGATTATTCGCTTATTTGGTTTTAAGCCCGTTAGCGAAAATGAAGCTGCGCTAACGGAAGAAGAGTTGCGATTAATCTTGTCGGAAAGCTATGAAAGTGGGGAAATCAATCAGGCGGAAATGACATATGTGAATAACATCTTTGAATTCGATGAGCGGGTCGCCAAAGAAATTATGATACCAAGAACGGAAATGGTTTGTTTTTTTAAAGACAGTGATGCTGAACAAAATGCAGCAATTGTCCATGAAAAACAATTTACGAGATATCCAGTGGCGGAAGAAGACAAGGATCATATTGTTGGATTGGTGAATATTAAGGAATTATTCACCAATCGTCTCAATGATGGCAGTGAATCCATTGTTCCCCTTATTAGACCGATTCTTTATTTTTCCGAATCCACACCGATTAAACAAGCCCTTATCACAATGCAAAAGCAACGCATTCATATGGGGATTGTTATTGATGAATATGGTGGTACAGCGGGATTATTAACAGTTGAGGATATTTTGGAAGAAATTGTTGGAGAGATCCGTGATGAATTTGATGTGAATGAAAAACCAATGTTGGAGCAAGTCGATGATCAGACAACCATTGTTTCCGGGAAGTTATTATTGGAAGAAGTAAATGAATTATTTCAAATTGACCTCCAAGATGATGAGGTCGATACAATCGGAGGCTGGATCATTACAAATCATATGGATGCTAAACAGGGAACAACAATAGAGTACGGTGGGTATCGATTTGTTGTCGAGGAAATTGATGGCCACCAGATTAAAAAAGTTAAAATTGAAAAGATCGAATAA